TCTGGCAGAGGATCACTTTTTGGCACGACAGCCTAATGTCCTCACAGTGGATCACCCAGCATTAATCTCCTCAGAGTGTTTTCTTAGTCTGTCTTCCACTCCTGCCTCTGCAACTCTTAATACAAATGTTAAATTCTCTCCAGCAGAGGTGCAGCTCTGTGCATTAGGAAGAAGTTACGTAAGTTCTAAAATCTTtttcataaaaacacaatatacaccGTTAAAGATTTTCTCTTGTTTCCGAGTAACTGTATCACACTCCTCACAGCCTGTTGTAGTTCTGCTTTAGTTACACTCATAAGCCTGTAATTTAAAATCCATCTGATTTAACTGTGTGAGCTTTTCATCTTCCAGATTGACACAGACAACCCATTAAGGTTTTTGTACTTTAAGATTCTACAAGGCCCATTTAATGAAGTTATAAAACATCACAACTTCACAGATATGACAAATTCTGAAAAATTACTTACAAAGGGCTTTTATTCCCAGAATGCtcttttggtttggttttgaaAGTTGGTAGCATGATCTGTTGAAAGGTTTCACCACATAATCTTATCAAATATACATGACAACAGATTTCTCAATTTGATGCACTGAAGACACATTAAAAAGGTTCTCAGTGTGATTGTTACCTGTGTTGATATAAAGCTCTTCTTGAGTAAACACTATTTGTAATCATTTCCATGTGTATTGCATTTGTCCCAGTGATGATAGCTCAATATTGGCATGTTTCTGTGGGCACACCTAATAGAATTAATCAGCCCCATTTATCTGTATCTCTATGACAGCGACAATATTACCTACATCACCCTAGCGAACAGATAAGATGATGAACAGGTCTATCAGGCTATAACAGAGAAATGCCCACTTTGTTATCAATTTAAACATTTGAACAGTCCAATGCTACCAAGATATGAAGCACAAATACCTGTTGCTATTATATCTAATGAATTTAAAACCAACATGAAAGCAGATCAATGGTATAAAAAGGTGTGAAGACATTAGGTCCCAAACATTTTGAGGGAAAGAGAACTAAAGTCGTTGTCTGTATCACATTAAGATTAGCAGATTTACACATCAGATTGCTTCATCATATTGAGATTTTTATTccatcatgtttttaaaaagaagtaCTTGTTTGCTGTTCTTCCTGTTGTGTTCTCTGACCTTGTGGTGTAAGTCAACCAGCGCGGGCTCCAGCTTCCTCAGCCCTTCACAAAAACCTCAGGTAAGatgctttttttctgacagCCGTTAAAGATATTTGGATTAATTCTTTGCCTGGTTATGTGCatattgaaaaaataatgtaaaccAAGAAAAGTTAATTCTCCCTTTATCTAAACCTGTAGATGTAAATGTGCATCTGTTTTGCCACTCAGAAAAACTAACAAAGCAGTTTCCTTTACACGGTTATGtaaagtatatttactcaagtgcaGTTCTTAAGTACAAATtcaaggtacttgtactttgagCATTTCCCttttatgcaactttatacttCACATCTACTACTTCTCACAggcaaatgtactttttactgcactacatttgtctgacagatTTAGTTGCCTTTAAGATTACCATTTTTATACCTTTCCTACCCAGTGTTCCTTTATTGATGAGAAAATTCTCCTCCTTCTTAAactaaataaactctttaaaatccctcttggatcagctggaaaagacatcgtcacaaagctgaaaactggGCTGCTTTTCCGACACCATAAAAAGCCGACTCTCTAGAGATATGTAGTTCATAGGGAAGCGACACTATGAACATATAATGATCTTATAGAATATGACTCATTGCTCCATATTTAACTacccaaaataaatacattgcaGCTAACACATCTATTCTTACACACTTCTTTGTCTATTTTCTTATAATATCTCTATGCAAATATAAAGTATATGAGCAACTGTAAGTAACACATCCTATTTTCCCCCCGAGGATCAAAAGTATACTTCTTCGACCTTCTTCCACCACCGCCTTTACACCCTGCTGTTCTTAACATGACGTCATCATGACTTTCAGCATAACgtagtgtttgttttccttgtgtTGTCAAATCATGTATCAATATTTTACAAgtaatctctctctgtctcgatCCTTGGAAGACAAGGTTTTCTAAACTCCTGCAATCCCACTGAGCACCATGTTCAATATCTAAATTTAAGCAGTGTTAGTTATGATGGTTGTGCTGATGATGGCCCTGTGTGGATCCCCTTTGGCATCTGAATGTAAGTGGTCAGTCTGCAGACATTTTTCCAATCGTCATGGAAATTTCAAAAATTGACAGATCACAAGAGATGAATTACGGGCTGTGTGGATACTGCGATCATAGTTAGCACAGCAGTGACTTCATATATCCGTACTTTATGTGGGTTGATCTCTTTGACTGCATTTGAACTTATATATACACTAATATATAACTGGACTGGTTACTATCGTAAGATTTCTCTGTTCTGGATCAACCACAGAACAAAGGGAAGCCTTCCAGAGTCGGCCGCCAAGTCATGGAGGAGCCTGAGGACAACCACATCACAGTGAGTGGAAATCACACTCATGACTCcaccacagcaacagaaatCATCTCTCTGACtttatcatcttcctctcctctaAGCAGATTAGTGCCCCCTTTGAAATCGGCTTCACCCTGAGAGAGGAGGACTTTGAGGAGTACGGTGCAGCGCTGCAGGAGATCATTCAGCGCCTGCTGGGAAACACAGAGCCTGCAGCAGGTGTGCCTAATTCCTCTGGTTTAtacattaacacattttttttcctatgGTGAAATAACGTAACTTAGTGGGGGTTTTTTAGGTTATTTTTAAAGATaatgtttcatcttgt
This region of Epinephelus fuscoguttatus linkage group LG1, E.fuscoguttatus.final_Chr_v1 genomic DNA includes:
- the ghrl gene encoding ghrelin/obestatin prepropeptide; amino-acid sequence: MFLKRSTCLLFFLLCSLTLWCKSTSAGSSFLSPSQKPQNKGKPSRVGRQVMEEPEDNHITISAPFEIGFTLREEDFEEYGAALQEIIQRLLGNTEPAAERPS